A single region of the Pseudomonas mandelii genome encodes:
- a CDS encoding cysteine hydrolase family protein has translation MTTALLIIDVQDALCTGEYECFKIKRVIENINGLSAKAREAGIPVILIQHEEKGDQLQHGSEGWQLAESLKTSPQDLRVRKTNRDSFYQTHLQALLQDFGSDRLIICGLQTDYCVNATVRQALKLGYDVVLAADAHSTVDNGNLAAEDIIAQHNAELAHLTGPVARIDVIPASEIAIKN, from the coding sequence ATGACCACTGCATTGCTGATCATCGACGTCCAGGACGCCTTGTGCACTGGCGAGTACGAATGTTTTAAGATCAAACGCGTCATCGAGAATATAAACGGCCTGAGTGCCAAGGCCAGGGAGGCAGGGATTCCGGTCATCCTCATCCAGCACGAAGAAAAGGGCGACCAGCTGCAACATGGTTCTGAAGGCTGGCAACTGGCCGAAAGCCTGAAGACTTCACCGCAAGACCTTCGGGTGCGAAAAACCAACCGAGACTCGTTCTACCAGACCCACTTACAAGCCCTACTGCAAGATTTTGGCTCCGACCGCCTGATCATCTGCGGGCTGCAAACCGACTATTGCGTCAACGCCACCGTCCGCCAGGCCCTGAAGCTGGGCTATGACGTGGTGCTCGCCGCCGACGCGCATTCCACCGTCGACAACGGCAACCTCGCCGCCGAAGACATCATCGCCCAGCACAACGCGGAGCTGGCGCACTTGACGGGGCCCGTGGCACGGATCGACGTCATCCCGGCCAGCGAGATAGCGATTAAGAACTGA
- a CDS encoding methylated-DNA--[protein]-cysteine S-methyltransferase — translation MTYTFTTLASPVGELKLVAKDSRLAAILWENDKPNRVRLGPMSQTPDNPILLRAVQQLQEYFSGTRNSFDLELDFAGTDFQKKVWQALLTIPFGETRSYSEIAEQIGNPSAVRAVGAANGKNPISIVAPCHRVIGASGKLTGFAGGLEAKERLLTLEGCEWSGASRTGELF, via the coding sequence ATGACTTACACCTTCACCACTCTGGCGTCCCCGGTCGGCGAGCTGAAACTGGTTGCGAAAGATTCAAGACTGGCCGCCATCCTCTGGGAAAACGACAAGCCGAACCGGGTTCGGCTTGGCCCGATGAGCCAGACACCGGATAACCCGATCCTCCTACGCGCCGTTCAGCAGTTGCAGGAATACTTTTCCGGCACGCGCAATAGCTTCGATCTGGAACTGGATTTTGCCGGGACGGACTTTCAGAAGAAGGTGTGGCAGGCGCTGCTGACCATTCCGTTTGGCGAGACGCGCAGTTACAGCGAGATCGCCGAGCAGATCGGCAATCCAAGCGCAGTCCGGGCGGTGGGCGCGGCGAATGGCAAGAACCCGATTTCGATTGTTGCGCCGTGCCATCGGGTGATTGGGGCGTCGGGGAAGTTAACGGGGTTTGCCGGCGGACTTGAGGCAAAGGAACGGTTGTTGACGCTGGAAGGTTGCGAGTGGTCCGGGGCTAGCCGGACGGGCGAGCTGTTTTAA
- a CDS encoding LysR family transcriptional regulator encodes MLGTVSELDLRLIRVFLTVVEAGGISAAQTALNTTQPTISAQLATLEARVGFRLCERGRGGFSVTPKGGQFVEAARRLLAAAEGFRVEVQHINRKVSGNINIGLLGQIDPFANKKIALAIARLRARHEGLYFHFTELSSSLLEEKIINSHIDLAIGYFWHRLPNIDYFPLFQETQIAYCAPAHPLFEHVGDLTRDDVRDYDWVWPSHPLPEMPAPTSIERLTVLTDSMDGAALLILSGQHLGFLPQHYAAKHEQLGQLHPLNPELLRYEVGFHAAVRHSARQRDLVSAFLNELIDIFSS; translated from the coding sequence ATGCTGGGCACTGTATCGGAACTGGATCTGCGTTTGATCCGGGTCTTTTTGACCGTCGTTGAAGCGGGCGGCATCTCGGCCGCGCAAACTGCGCTCAACACCACTCAACCGACCATCAGTGCGCAATTGGCGACGCTGGAAGCGCGGGTGGGATTTCGACTGTGCGAGCGCGGTCGCGGCGGATTTTCGGTGACGCCCAAGGGTGGTCAGTTTGTCGAAGCGGCCCGCCGATTGCTGGCGGCAGCCGAAGGTTTCCGGGTTGAGGTCCAGCACATCAATCGCAAAGTGTCGGGCAACATCAATATCGGTTTGCTCGGCCAGATCGATCCTTTTGCCAACAAGAAAATCGCCCTGGCCATCGCGCGTTTAAGGGCTCGTCATGAAGGCCTGTATTTCCACTTCACGGAACTGTCTTCGTCGCTGCTGGAAGAGAAAATCATCAATAGCCATATCGATCTGGCGATCGGTTACTTCTGGCACCGCTTGCCCAACATCGATTACTTCCCCTTGTTCCAGGAAACCCAGATCGCCTACTGCGCCCCGGCTCACCCGCTATTTGAGCACGTGGGGGATCTGACCCGGGATGACGTCCGCGATTACGACTGGGTATGGCCCAGTCACCCCTTGCCGGAAATGCCTGCACCCACCTCGATCGAACGCCTGACCGTGCTCACCGACAGCATGGACGGCGCGGCACTGCTCATTCTGTCAGGCCAGCATTTGGGCTTTTTGCCGCAGCACTATGCGGCGAAGCATGAACAGCTGGGGCAGTTGCATCCGCTGAATCCCGAGCTGCTGCGTTATGAGGTGGGGTTTCATGCGGCGGTTCGGCATTCGGCGCGGCAGCGGGATCTGGTGAGTGCGTTCCTGAATGAGCTAATCGATATTTTCAGTTCTTAA
- the ggt gene encoding gamma-glutamyltransferase, with amino-acid sequence MKFEPFAKSLIATSLALSCLSAYAASVAPVAAENGMVVTAQHLASHVGVDVLKNGGNAVDAAVAVGYALAVVYPAAGNLGGGGFMTVQLADGRKTFLDFREKAPLAATADMYLDKEGNVVPDLSTRGHLAVGVPGTVSGMELALKKYGTKPRKEVIAPAIKLAEDGFVLEQGDVELLEYATDVFKKDIKDSGAIFLSNGEPMQVGQKLVQKDLAKTLREISEKGEDGFYKGWVADAIVTSSQANKGIITQADLDKYKTRELAPIECDYRGYHVVSAPPPSSGGVVICEIMNILEGYPMKDLGYHSAQGMHYQIEAMRHAYVDRNSYLGDPDFVKNPIEHLLDKNYATKIRAAINPQKAGVSRELKPGVAPHEGSNTTHYSIVDKWGNAVSVTYTLNDWFGAGVMASKTGVILNDEMDDFTSKIGVPNMYGLVQGEANAIAPGKAPLSSMSPTIVTKDGKVVMVVGTPGGSRIITATLLTMLNVIDYGMNIQEAVDAPRFHQQWLPEETNLETFTTSPDTVKMLESWGHKFAGPQDPNHLAAILVGAPSLEGKPVGKNRFYGANDPRRNTGLSLGY; translated from the coding sequence ATGAAGTTCGAACCTTTTGCCAAATCGCTGATTGCGACCTCATTGGCGCTCAGTTGCCTCAGTGCTTACGCAGCCTCCGTGGCCCCGGTCGCGGCCGAAAACGGCATGGTTGTCACGGCCCAGCACCTGGCCTCCCATGTAGGCGTCGATGTGCTCAAGAACGGTGGCAACGCCGTCGATGCTGCTGTCGCCGTGGGTTATGCGCTGGCGGTGGTTTATCCCGCTGCGGGTAACCTGGGGGGCGGTGGATTCATGACCGTTCAACTGGCGGACGGGCGCAAGACTTTCCTCGATTTCCGCGAAAAAGCGCCGCTGGCCGCGACAGCAGACATGTACCTCGACAAAGAGGGCAACGTCGTGCCGGACCTGAGCACCCGTGGTCACTTGGCCGTTGGCGTGCCCGGCACCGTGTCCGGCATGGAACTGGCGCTGAAGAAATACGGGACCAAACCGCGCAAGGAAGTAATCGCCCCGGCGATCAAACTTGCCGAAGACGGTTTTGTGCTGGAGCAGGGCGATGTCGAATTGCTGGAATACGCCACCGACGTGTTCAAGAAGGACATCAAGGATTCCGGCGCGATCTTCCTGAGTAATGGCGAACCGATGCAGGTCGGGCAAAAACTGGTGCAGAAGGATCTGGCCAAGACCCTGCGGGAAATTTCCGAGAAGGGCGAAGACGGTTTCTACAAAGGTTGGGTGGCCGACGCCATCGTCACTTCCAGCCAGGCCAACAAGGGCATCATCACCCAGGCCGACCTCGACAAATACAAGACCCGCGAACTGGCGCCGATCGAGTGTGACTACCGCGGTTATCACGTGGTGTCGGCACCTCCGCCCAGCTCCGGTGGTGTGGTGATCTGCGAGATCATGAACATTCTCGAAGGCTACCCGATGAAGGATCTGGGCTACCACTCGGCCCAGGGCATGCATTACCAGATCGAAGCGATGCGCCATGCCTATGTGGACCGCAATAGCTACCTCGGCGACCCGGACTTCGTTAAAAACCCGATCGAGCATCTGCTGGACAAGAACTACGCGACCAAAATCCGCGCGGCGATCAATCCGCAAAAAGCCGGCGTGTCCCGCGAGCTCAAACCCGGCGTAGCACCCCATGAAGGCAGCAACACCACGCATTACTCCATCGTCGATAAATGGGGCAACGCGGTGTCAGTGACCTACACCCTCAACGACTGGTTCGGTGCCGGTGTGATGGCCAGCAAAACCGGGGTCATCCTCAACGACGAAATGGACGACTTCACCTCAAAAATCGGCGTGCCCAACATGTACGGCCTGGTGCAAGGCGAAGCCAACGCTATTGCGCCCGGCAAGGCACCGCTGTCGTCCATGAGCCCGACCATCGTCACCAAGGACGGCAAAGTGGTCATGGTTGTCGGCACCCCCGGCGGCAGTCGCATCATCACCGCCACCTTGCTGACCATGCTCAACGTGATCGACTACGGCATGAACATCCAGGAAGCGGTCGATGCACCGCGTTTCCACCAGCAATGGCTGCCGGAAGAGACCAACCTGGAGACCTTCACCACCAGTCCGGACACGGTGAAGATGCTTGAGAGCTGGGGCCACAAGTTTGCCGGGCCGCAGGATCCCAACCATTTGGCGGCGATCCTGGTGGGCGCGCCTTCGCTGGAAGGCAAACCGGTGGGCAAGAACCGCTTCTATGGGGCCAATGACCCGCGCAGGAATACGGGGTTGTCGCTCGGCTACTAA
- a CDS encoding NUDIX domain-containing protein, protein MANTAERVNIIESQVLSHDWYLLKKITFDYLRNNGDWQRQTREVYDRGNGVAILLFNREKRTVVLTRQFRLPVFVNGHDGLLIEVAAGLLEGAAPEERIRAEAEEETGYRVHHVQKVFEAYMSPGSVTEKLHFFIAEYDAASKVSEGGGLEEETEELEVLEWTFDEALEAFYRGEICDAKTIMLLQYAAMKNIFTAT, encoded by the coding sequence ATGGCGAACACAGCCGAGCGGGTCAACATCATCGAGTCCCAGGTGTTGTCCCACGACTGGTACTTGCTGAAGAAAATCACCTTCGACTATCTGCGTAACAACGGCGACTGGCAGCGCCAGACCCGCGAGGTGTATGACCGTGGCAATGGCGTGGCGATTCTGTTGTTCAACCGCGAGAAAAGAACCGTCGTCCTGACGCGTCAGTTTCGGTTACCGGTGTTTGTCAACGGCCACGATGGTTTGCTGATCGAAGTGGCGGCGGGGCTGCTTGAAGGCGCGGCACCTGAAGAACGCATCCGCGCCGAAGCCGAAGAGGAAACCGGTTATCGCGTGCACCACGTGCAAAAGGTGTTCGAGGCCTACATGAGCCCAGGCTCGGTCACCGAAAAACTGCACTTCTTCATCGCTGAATATGACGCGGCGTCGAAAGTCAGCGAGGGTGGCGGGCTGGAAGAAGAAACCGAAGAACTGGAAGTGCTGGAGTGGACATTCGACGAGGCGCTCGAGGCGTTTTATCGCGGGGAGATCTGCGATGCGAAGACCATCATGCTGCTGCAGTATGCGGCGATGAAAAATATCTTCACCGCTACCTGA